The following are encoded together in the Azospirillum lipoferum 4B genome:
- a CDS encoding GGDEF domain-containing response regulator — protein MSNDFLFASDDSPAAPLPGRPDSDAPDPQSPPWLVLVADDEPEVHAVTRLALARLRFRDRPVRLLDCTSAAEAERILRDTPGIAVILLDVVMETEDAGLQLVRTIREDLGNRAVRIVLRTGQPAQVPEEELVLAYEIDGYTAKTELTARRLFTSVVTALRAYAAIETLELQLAERSRALEEATVRLNRLAVLDPLTGVWNRRRFLELAAAELARARRYGRPLTVFLLDLDRFKAVNDAHGDSAGDAVLRAVVKRMRAALRISDHVARSGGAEFVVLLPETDAAGAAVVAERVRAALAGSPIVVDGRAISVTASIGIAHWLPGEPGVEQTLHRAEGALHTAKQAGRNRVERATG, from the coding sequence ATGTCCAACGATTTCCTGTTCGCCTCGGACGACTCCCCCGCAGCACCGCTTCCGGGACGACCCGACTCCGATGCCCCGGACCCTCAGTCCCCGCCCTGGCTGGTGCTGGTCGCCGATGACGAGCCGGAGGTGCATGCCGTCACCCGGCTGGCGCTGGCCCGCCTGCGCTTCCGCGACCGTCCCGTTCGCCTGCTGGACTGCACCAGCGCCGCGGAGGCGGAGCGGATCCTGCGCGACACGCCCGGCATCGCGGTCATCCTGCTCGACGTGGTGATGGAGACGGAGGATGCGGGGCTACAGCTGGTCCGCACCATCCGGGAGGATTTGGGCAACCGGGCCGTCCGCATCGTCCTGCGCACCGGCCAGCCCGCCCAGGTCCCGGAGGAGGAACTCGTCCTCGCCTATGAGATCGACGGCTATACCGCGAAGACGGAGCTGACCGCCCGCCGGCTGTTCACCAGCGTGGTGACGGCGCTGCGCGCCTATGCCGCCATCGAGACGCTGGAACTGCAGCTTGCCGAACGCAGCCGCGCGCTGGAGGAGGCGACCGTCCGCCTGAACCGGCTGGCGGTGCTGGACCCGCTGACCGGCGTGTGGAACCGCCGCCGCTTCCTGGAACTGGCGGCGGCGGAACTGGCGCGGGCGCGGCGCTATGGCCGGCCGCTGACGGTCTTCCTGCTCGACCTCGACCGGTTCAAGGCGGTCAACGACGCCCATGGCGACTCCGCCGGCGACGCGGTGCTGCGCGCGGTGGTGAAGCGGATGCGGGCGGCGCTGCGCATCTCCGACCATGTCGCCCGGTCCGGCGGGGCGGAGTTCGTCGTCCTGCTGCCGGAGACCGACGCCGCCGGTGCCGCCGTGGTGGCGGAGCGGGTGCGCGCCGCCCTGGCCGGCAGCCCGATCGTCGTGGACGGCCGCGCCATATCCGTCACCGCCAGCATCGGGATCGCCCACTGGCTGCCCGGCGAGCCCGGCGTCGAACAGACCCTGCACCGCGCCGAGGGAGCGCTCCACACCGCCAAGCAGGCCGGCCGCAACCGGGTGGAGCGCGCGACGGGGTAG
- a CDS encoding potassium transporter Kup: MEAGMDGREHAAKLRALALGALGVVYGDIGTSPLYTLRECLTEGGGFPLVPEVILGVLSLIFWALIITVTVKYVVFVMRADNQGEGGILALTALALRGMRPGHRRTGVVMAIGVMGASLFYGDSLITPAISVLSAVEGLHVVAPALDDYVIPITLTILVGLFVLQRFGTEKVGRLFGPVMLVWFITLAALGLWQIVRNPVVLGAVWPGHAVEMLFNHGWHGFLLLGAVVLAVTGAEALYADMGHFGRKPIRGAWYTIVLPSLLLCYFGQGALLLHEPDAIENPFFHLAPDWAQVPLLLLATAATIIAGQAVISGAYSVTLQAMHLRYLPRMEVMHTSEHEKGQIYMPQLNWLLLAGVLLLVLTFQTSSNLAAAYGIAVTGTMVATTLLAYKVARSLGRWKLWQAVLALAVFLTVDMALFLANLVKVEEGGWFPLVVGAAVFLLMATWRRGREVVRKRLAEDALPFDLLVERLKGGSVQRVPGTAVFLTGNPRGLPPGLLHSLKHYKVLHQRVVLLTVDIEDVPHVPDEQRFELKALSAGFFRLIVHFGFKDEPDIPQALETKRIPGLPFEPMETTYFVSRETLIRSHGKLGLPRWQEPLFIFLSKLSTSASEYFCIPPNRVVELGMQLEI; encoded by the coding sequence ATGGAAGCAGGCATGGACGGGCGGGAGCATGCGGCGAAGCTGCGCGCGCTCGCGCTGGGGGCGCTGGGTGTCGTCTATGGCGACATCGGCACCAGCCCGCTCTACACGCTGCGCGAATGCCTGACCGAGGGCGGCGGCTTTCCGCTGGTGCCGGAGGTCATCCTGGGCGTGCTGTCGCTGATCTTCTGGGCGCTGATCATTACGGTGACGGTGAAGTACGTCGTCTTCGTCATGCGCGCCGACAACCAGGGGGAGGGCGGCATCCTGGCGCTGACCGCGCTGGCGCTGCGCGGCATGCGGCCGGGGCACCGGCGCACCGGCGTCGTCATGGCCATCGGCGTGATGGGCGCCTCGCTGTTCTACGGCGACAGCCTGATCACTCCCGCCATCTCGGTGCTGAGCGCGGTGGAGGGGCTGCATGTCGTCGCCCCCGCCCTGGACGACTACGTCATCCCCATCACCCTGACCATCCTGGTCGGGCTGTTCGTGCTGCAGCGATTCGGGACGGAGAAGGTCGGCCGGCTGTTCGGGCCGGTGATGCTGGTCTGGTTCATCACGCTGGCGGCGCTGGGGCTGTGGCAGATCGTCCGCAATCCCGTCGTGCTGGGGGCGGTATGGCCGGGGCATGCCGTGGAGATGCTGTTCAACCACGGCTGGCACGGCTTTCTGCTGCTGGGTGCCGTGGTTCTGGCGGTGACGGGGGCCGAGGCGCTCTATGCCGACATGGGCCATTTCGGCCGCAAGCCGATCCGCGGCGCCTGGTACACCATCGTGCTGCCGTCGCTTCTGCTGTGCTATTTCGGCCAGGGCGCCCTGTTGCTGCACGAACCGGACGCCATCGAGAATCCCTTCTTCCATCTGGCGCCGGACTGGGCGCAGGTGCCGCTGCTGCTGCTGGCGACCGCGGCGACCATCATCGCCGGTCAGGCGGTGATCTCCGGCGCCTATTCGGTGACGCTGCAGGCGATGCATCTGCGCTATCTGCCGCGGATGGAGGTGATGCACACCTCGGAGCATGAGAAGGGCCAGATCTACATGCCGCAGCTGAACTGGCTGCTGCTGGCCGGCGTTCTCCTGCTGGTGCTGACCTTCCAGACCTCCAGCAACCTCGCCGCCGCCTATGGCATCGCGGTGACCGGCACGATGGTGGCGACCACGCTGCTGGCCTACAAGGTCGCGCGCTCGCTCGGCCGCTGGAAGCTGTGGCAGGCGGTGCTGGCGCTGGCGGTGTTCCTGACCGTCGACATGGCGCTGTTCCTGGCCAACCTGGTCAAGGTGGAGGAGGGCGGCTGGTTCCCGCTGGTGGTCGGCGCGGCCGTCTTCCTGCTGATGGCGACCTGGCGGCGCGGGCGCGAGGTGGTGCGCAAGCGGCTGGCCGAGGATGCGCTGCCCTTCGACCTGCTGGTGGAGCGGCTGAAGGGCGGCTCGGTGCAGCGGGTTCCGGGCACCGCCGTGTTCCTGACCGGCAACCCGCGCGGCCTGCCGCCGGGGCTGCTGCACAGCCTGAAGCACTACAAGGTGCTGCACCAGCGGGTCGTGCTGCTGACCGTCGACATCGAGGACGTGCCCCATGTGCCGGACGAGCAGCGCTTCGAGTTGAAGGCCCTGTCCGCCGGATTCTTCCGCCTGATCGTCCATTTCGGCTTCAAGGACGAGCCGGACATCCCGCAGGCGCTGGAGACCAAGCGGATTCCAGGATTGCCGTTCGAGCCGATGGAAACCACCTATTTCGTCAGCCGCGAGACGCTGATCCGCAGCCACGGCAAGCTCGGCCTGCCGCGCTGGCAGGAACCGCTGTTCATCTTCCTGTCCAAGCTGTCGACCAGCGCGTCG